Proteins encoded together in one Chitinophaga lutea window:
- a CDS encoding cell division protein FtsQ/DivIB — translation MQPKTKTAFKRIGRMLLWGGALTGFSVLLVAAVNDRDNSKCKGIKVTMKGDGGNAFIDKKDIKALISGDGTQNPVGKTISSINIAILEKTVERDPWVRSAELFFDNQQLLNVEVEQRDPLARVFTFSGNSFYLDGDGERIPVSDRFSARVPVFTGFPTDAQQLRKEDSLLYLQMRDMARFVSADTFWNAQVEQIVITGDRKFEITPKFGNHVVVFGEGTDIENKFAKLLIFYREGLSKTGWNTYSRINIAYQDEVIGTRRDGKSAPPPPMYKDSTVADVAVDDDHAPAPVAAATAKPKEKAKENKPAAAKKPDARKPAKAAATKPKAVYKPNSNRNRN, via the coding sequence ATGCAACCGAAAACGAAAACAGCCTTTAAACGCATCGGCCGCATGCTCCTCTGGGGCGGCGCGCTCACGGGCTTTTCCGTATTGCTGGTTGCAGCCGTAAACGACCGCGACAACAGCAAATGCAAAGGCATTAAAGTGACGATGAAAGGAGATGGCGGCAATGCCTTTATCGATAAAAAAGACATCAAAGCCCTCATCAGCGGCGACGGCACGCAAAACCCGGTTGGCAAAACGATCAGCAGCATCAACATCGCCATCCTCGAAAAAACGGTGGAGCGTGACCCCTGGGTACGCAGTGCGGAACTGTTCTTTGATAACCAGCAGCTGCTCAACGTGGAAGTGGAACAGCGCGACCCGCTCGCCCGTGTGTTCACCTTCTCCGGCAACAGTTTTTACCTCGACGGGGATGGGGAGCGCATCCCGGTATCGGACCGCTTTTCGGCCAGGGTGCCCGTTTTTACCGGCTTCCCTACCGATGCGCAGCAGCTGAGGAAAGAAGACAGCCTGCTGTATCTGCAGATGCGCGACATGGCGCGTTTCGTATCGGCCGACACATTCTGGAACGCACAGGTGGAACAGATCGTGATCACCGGCGACCGGAAGTTCGAGATCACCCCGAAATTCGGTAACCACGTGGTGGTGTTCGGGGAAGGGACAGACATCGAAAACAAATTCGCCAAACTGCTCATCTTCTACCGCGAAGGTTTGAGCAAAACAGGATGGAATACATATTCAAGGATAAATATTGCTTACCAGGACGAAGTGATCGGAACGAGAAGAGATGGCAAAAGCGCACCGCCCCCGCCAATGTATAAAGATTCAACCGTAGCCGATGTGGCTGTGGACGATGACCATGCACCGGCACCCGTAGCGGCGGCAACCGCAAAGCCGAAAGAAAAGGCAAAAGAAAACAAACCGGCAGCTGCTAAAAAGCCCGATGCCCGCAAGCCCGCAAAGGCGGCGGCAACAAAGCCCAAGGCAGTATATAAACCAAACAGTAATCGTAATCGCAACTAA
- a CDS encoding DUF4091 domain-containing protein, with product MIRHVFAALLLAAIASGTRAQQSNYSELPDPRPVDPVAWSTVKPGTHAFFGSADVRYDKIFAPDAGTLRSAWKTQAWRGEKVHTQFVIYTTKAVKAVSIEKSDLKDTKGNKIPSSAITPGFIRYVMTDELNSEGGGCGHRRPQDFDSSLVADGIDIIPAIDINANNVQPVWLSVTVPPQTPAGVYKGSIRIKTASGYLPAPLNYEITVSERVLPQPKDWAFHLDLWQSPYAIARVHNTKLWSKEHFDAMRPYMKMLADAGQKVITTSIIYDPWNSQTYDIYGDMIKWTKKKDGSWLFDYTVFDKWVSFMMEMGISKQIASFSMIPWNLKFFYYDEAAGKDLVLTAKPGTPEYDQHWRPMLTDFARHLKSKGWFDITCIAMDERPLESMQSAIKLIRSVDKDYKVSLAGLYHKELVDDIFDYCLASGLDFTKEEKEKRLAKGWPSTVYTCCSEGFPNTFTFSPPAESAWLGWHAAAKNYSGYLRWAYNCWVKDPLQDSRFKTWAAGDTYLVYPGPRSSIRFERMIEGVQAYEKIRVLKAAGKGAELEKVLKTFEINALKQKKAADMVNAANAVLNRL from the coding sequence ATGATCAGACACGTTTTTGCCGCCCTGCTACTCGCGGCAATTGCCTCCGGCACACGCGCTCAGCAATCCAATTACAGCGAATTACCAGATCCCCGGCCTGTTGACCCGGTAGCCTGGAGCACAGTGAAACCAGGGACCCATGCATTTTTCGGAAGTGCCGATGTTCGCTACGACAAAATTTTTGCGCCGGATGCGGGTACACTTCGCTCGGCCTGGAAAACACAGGCCTGGAGAGGGGAGAAAGTACATACCCAGTTCGTGATCTATACCACCAAAGCCGTCAAGGCGGTGAGCATCGAAAAGTCCGACCTGAAAGACACAAAAGGCAATAAAATCCCATCTTCGGCCATCACCCCCGGTTTTATCCGCTACGTGATGACGGATGAGCTCAATAGCGAGGGCGGCGGCTGTGGCCACCGCAGACCGCAGGATTTTGATTCTTCGCTTGTCGCGGATGGGATCGACATCATTCCTGCCATCGACATCAACGCCAATAATGTACAGCCCGTTTGGCTGAGCGTGACCGTACCGCCCCAAACACCCGCCGGTGTTTACAAAGGCTCCATCCGGATAAAAACCGCATCCGGCTATCTGCCCGCGCCGCTTAACTATGAGATCACCGTTTCCGAGCGCGTGTTGCCGCAGCCAAAAGACTGGGCCTTCCACCTCGACCTCTGGCAGAGCCCGTATGCGATCGCACGTGTACATAATACCAAATTGTGGAGCAAGGAGCACTTTGACGCTATGCGCCCGTACATGAAAATGCTGGCGGATGCCGGTCAGAAAGTGATCACCACCAGCATCATCTACGACCCCTGGAACAGCCAGACCTACGATATTTACGGCGACATGATCAAATGGACGAAGAAAAAAGACGGCAGCTGGCTCTTTGATTATACGGTGTTCGACAAATGGGTGTCTTTCATGATGGAAATGGGCATCAGCAAACAGATCGCCAGCTTCAGCATGATACCCTGGAACCTGAAGTTTTTTTATTACGATGAGGCAGCGGGCAAAGATCTGGTGCTGACGGCCAAACCCGGTACGCCGGAATACGATCAGCACTGGCGCCCAATGCTGACGGATTTTGCCCGCCACCTCAAATCGAAAGGCTGGTTCGACATTACCTGCATCGCCATGGACGAACGCCCCCTGGAATCGATGCAAAGTGCTATCAAGCTGATACGCAGTGTAGATAAGGATTACAAGGTGTCCCTCGCGGGCCTGTACCATAAAGAGCTGGTGGACGATATATTTGATTATTGCCTCGCTTCCGGTCTTGATTTTACGAAGGAGGAAAAAGAAAAACGCCTCGCCAAAGGCTGGCCCAGCACGGTGTACACCTGCTGCTCCGAAGGTTTCCCGAACACCTTTACATTTTCCCCGCCGGCGGAGTCGGCCTGGCTGGGTTGGCACGCTGCTGCTAAAAACTATTCCGGATACCTGCGCTGGGCGTACAACTGCTGGGTGAAAGATCCGCTGCAGGACTCCCGTTTTAAAACCTGGGCTGCTGGTGATACCTACCTGGTATATCCCGGTCCGCGTTCTTCCATCCGTTTTGAGCGGATGATAGAAGGGGTACAGGCGTACGAAAAAATCAGGGTGCTGAAAGCCGCCGGGAAAGGTGCAGAGCTGGAGAAGGTGCTGAAGACGTTCGAGATCAACGCCCTCAAACAGAAAAAAGCGGCGGATATGGTGAATGCCGCCAATGCCGTATTGAACCGGTTGTAA
- the ftsA gene encoding cell division protein FtsA codes for MNQEAPIIVGLDIGTTKIAAIAGRKNEYGKLEILGFGKAPSFGVQHGMVLNIDQTIKAIRQALENCYASNPNLEINEVYVGIAGHHIKSLQTRGDIVRNDTDAEISQKDIDQLINDQYKTVIPASDQIIDVIPQQYIVDSLQNITYPIGMSGVKVGANFHIITGDKNAIRNINRSVEKSGLRIKDLVLQPLASAAAVMCDMDFEAGVAIVDIGGGTTDLAVFYEGVLKHTAVIPYGGENITNDIKNGLGVLKTQAEQMKVQFGYALADEAKNNAYITIPGLRGQSPKEISVKNLAHIIQARMSEILDFVVYHLKQIGMDNKMLNGGIILTGGGSQLKHLIQLTEYTTGVSARIGYPNEHLASGHTDELTKPMYATCVGLILKGYNDYENDKRALEENYVKINTSYIAKEKAARQQGAEDWTEEEEEDIIHETADARQDRKAKERNASLKGFLDRMKTKIIDMFTEEEDARL; via the coding sequence ATGAATCAGGAAGCTCCCATCATTGTAGGTCTCGACATTGGAACCACGAAGATAGCAGCCATCGCAGGAAGGAAGAATGAATACGGGAAATTGGAAATCCTCGGATTCGGGAAGGCCCCATCATTCGGTGTTCAGCACGGTATGGTACTGAATATCGATCAAACAATCAAGGCTATCAGACAGGCTCTGGAAAACTGCTATGCATCTAACCCCAACCTCGAAATTAACGAGGTGTATGTAGGTATCGCTGGCCATCACATAAAAAGTCTTCAGACCCGTGGCGACATCGTTCGCAACGACACGGACGCGGAGATCTCCCAGAAAGACATTGACCAGCTGATCAACGACCAGTACAAAACGGTGATTCCCGCCAGTGACCAGATCATTGACGTGATTCCGCAGCAGTACATCGTAGACAGCCTGCAGAACATCACCTACCCCATCGGCATGAGCGGGGTGAAGGTGGGCGCCAATTTCCACATCATTACGGGCGACAAAAATGCCATCCGTAATATCAACCGCAGTGTGGAGAAGTCCGGCCTGCGGATCAAAGACCTCGTGCTGCAGCCGCTGGCCTCTGCCGCCGCGGTGATGTGCGACATGGACTTTGAAGCCGGCGTTGCGATTGTGGACATCGGTGGCGGCACCACCGACCTGGCGGTGTTCTATGAAGGTGTGCTGAAACACACCGCTGTAATCCCCTACGGTGGCGAAAACATCACGAACGACATCAAAAACGGCCTGGGTGTGCTGAAAACGCAGGCGGAGCAGATGAAGGTGCAGTTCGGTTACGCTTTGGCCGACGAGGCGAAAAACAACGCATACATCACCATTCCCGGCCTGCGCGGCCAGAGCCCGAAAGAAATTTCGGTGAAGAACCTGGCGCACATCATCCAGGCCCGGATGAGCGAGATACTCGATTTTGTGGTATATCACCTCAAACAGATCGGCATGGACAATAAAATGCTGAACGGCGGTATCATCCTCACTGGTGGCGGCTCCCAACTGAAACATCTTATACAGTTAACCGAATACACCACTGGCGTAAGCGCCCGCATCGGCTACCCGAACGAACACCTGGCCAGCGGCCATACAGATGAGCTCACCAAGCCGATGTATGCCACCTGCGTAGGCCTCATTCTGAAAGGGTACAACGATTACGAAAACGACAAAAGAGCCCTCGAGGAGAATTACGTTAAAATCAATACCAGCTACATCGCCAAAGAGAAAGCCGCAAGGCAGCAGGGTGCTGAAGACTGGACGGAAGAAGAGGAAGAAGACATCATACACGAAACGGCGGACGCACGGCAGGACAGGAAAGCGAAAGAAAGAAACGCTTCCCTCAAAGGTTTCCTTGACAGGATGAAAACAAAAATCATCGACATGTTCACCGAAGAGGAAGACGCACGGTTGTAA
- the murG gene encoding undecaprenyldiphospho-muramoylpentapeptide beta-N-acetylglucosaminyltransferase encodes MAHKVIIAGGGTGGHIFPAIAIANALRKLEPDIDILFVGATGKMEMEKVPQAGYPIEGLEIAGFNRSNMFKNLLLPFKLLKSLRQARNILARFQPDVAVGVGGYASFPILKAAQKKGIPTLIQEQNSYAGKSNKWLGRKATKICTGYEGMEKFFPAEKLLYTGNPVRSAISQSAVAKDEALRHFGLMMGKPTILAVGGSLGAKSINEAILPRLADFVNADVQLIWQTGKLYYEQAKAAAAPFATHVKVYDFINVMDFAYKASDAVISRAGALAIAELCVVKKPVVFVPYPFAAEDHQTMNAMSLVNKKAALLIKDDEAGSRLVNETLSLVQNKALMEQLERNIAPLGNTNADMTIARAVLGLI; translated from the coding sequence TTGGCACACAAAGTAATCATAGCAGGCGGCGGTACAGGAGGTCACATCTTCCCGGCCATTGCCATTGCAAACGCGCTCCGCAAACTGGAGCCGGACATTGATATTCTCTTTGTGGGCGCCACCGGCAAAATGGAAATGGAAAAAGTGCCGCAGGCAGGCTATCCGATCGAAGGATTGGAGATCGCGGGCTTTAACCGCAGCAACATGTTCAAGAACCTGTTGCTGCCGTTCAAGCTGCTGAAAAGCCTCCGCCAGGCCCGCAATATTCTTGCGCGTTTCCAGCCGGATGTGGCCGTGGGAGTGGGTGGTTACGCCAGCTTCCCCATCCTGAAAGCCGCACAGAAGAAAGGTATTCCCACCCTCATACAGGAGCAGAATTCCTACGCCGGCAAAAGCAACAAGTGGCTGGGCCGCAAAGCAACGAAAATCTGCACCGGGTACGAAGGGATGGAAAAATTTTTCCCGGCGGAAAAGCTGTTATACACCGGCAATCCCGTTAGGAGCGCCATTTCACAAAGCGCCGTTGCCAAAGACGAAGCGCTGCGCCACTTCGGCCTGATGATGGGCAAACCCACCATCCTGGCGGTAGGCGGCAGTCTGGGCGCAAAATCCATCAACGAGGCTATCCTGCCCCGCCTGGCGGATTTTGTGAATGCGGACGTACAGCTGATCTGGCAAACCGGCAAACTGTATTACGAACAGGCGAAGGCAGCCGCCGCACCTTTCGCCACGCATGTAAAGGTGTACGACTTCATCAACGTCATGGACTTTGCCTACAAAGCGTCCGATGCCGTGATCTCAAGGGCCGGCGCCCTGGCTATCGCAGAGCTCTGCGTGGTTAAAAAGCCGGTGGTATTTGTGCCTTACCCTTTTGCGGCGGAAGATCACCAGACCATGAACGCCATGAGCCTGGTAAATAAAAAAGCGGCCCTTCTCATCAAAGATGATGAGGCCGGCAGCAGGCTCGTGAACGAAACGCTTAGCCTGGTGCAAAACAAAGCCCTGATGGAGCAGCTGGAAAGAAACATCGCTCCGCTGGGCAATACAAACGCAGATATGACCATAGCCCGGGCAGTGCTCGGGCTCATTTAA
- a CDS encoding FtsW/RodA/SpoVE family cell cycle protein: MNNLLQRTKGDKVIWTIVFFLSAVSLLAVYSSTGSLAYRVYSGHTEYYLFKQLSVLLLGVLIIYFAHRVNYTIYSRVAQIGFLLSIPLLIYTLAFGSNLNDASRWIRLPVINLTFQTSDIAKLALFMYVSRQLSRKQQVITDFKKGFLPIIVPVGVICALIMPANMSTALLLGASCMLLCFIGRVPLKFLLSMVGGALLLVVLMFAIAKATGDKGRTGVWVSRIESFFSSNDEDTPYQVQQSMIAIAGGGVVGKGPGNSTARNFLPHPYSDFIYAIILEEYGIFGAFLVLAAYLILLLRSIRIFKNCPYAFGAFLALGLSVTLVIQALMHMAVNVHLLPVTGLTLPLVSMGGSSVIFTSLAIGIILSVSRNVEETGDKTQEVTNPAIAA; the protein is encoded by the coding sequence GTGAACAACTTACTTCAAAGGACAAAAGGCGATAAGGTGATCTGGACGATCGTGTTCTTCCTGTCTGCAGTAAGCTTGTTGGCTGTGTACAGTTCAACCGGCTCTTTGGCATACCGCGTTTACAGCGGGCATACGGAATACTATCTGTTCAAGCAGCTGTCTGTACTGCTGTTGGGCGTGCTGATCATCTATTTCGCGCACCGGGTGAATTATACCATTTATTCACGCGTGGCGCAGATCGGTTTTCTGCTGTCGATTCCGCTCCTGATCTATACCCTGGCGTTTGGCTCCAACCTGAACGACGCCAGCCGCTGGATCAGGCTACCGGTGATCAACCTCACGTTCCAGACTTCAGACATCGCCAAGCTGGCGTTGTTCATGTACGTATCGCGCCAGCTGTCGCGCAAGCAGCAGGTGATCACGGATTTCAAAAAAGGATTCCTGCCGATCATCGTGCCCGTAGGCGTGATCTGCGCGCTCATCATGCCGGCCAACATGAGTACGGCTTTGCTGCTGGGCGCCAGCTGCATGCTGCTTTGTTTTATCGGCAGGGTACCCCTGAAATTCCTGCTGTCGATGGTGGGTGGCGCATTGCTGCTGGTAGTGCTGATGTTCGCCATTGCCAAGGCTACGGGCGACAAAGGCCGTACCGGTGTATGGGTATCCCGTATCGAAAGTTTTTTCAGCAGCAACGACGAAGATACCCCCTACCAGGTACAGCAGTCGATGATTGCCATCGCAGGCGGCGGCGTGGTGGGCAAAGGGCCGGGTAACAGTACGGCAAGAAATTTTCTGCCGCACCCTTATTCTGATTTTATTTATGCAATTATTCTTGAAGAGTATGGTATCTTTGGCGCCTTTTTGGTGTTGGCGGCTTACCTCATTTTGCTCTTGAGAAGTATCAGGATATTCAAAAACTGTCCGTATGCCTTTGGCGCATTTCTGGCCCTGGGCCTAAGCGTAACATTGGTTATACAGGCCCTGATGCATATGGCGGTAAACGTGCACCTGCTGCCGGTTACAGGTTTAACCCTGCCGCTGGTGAGTATGGGCGGCTCGTCGGTGATATTCACGAGCCTGGCGATCGGCATCATTCTGAGTGTGTCGCGAAATGTGGAAGAAACGGGCGATAAAACTCAGGAGGTTACCAATCCCGCAATTGCGGCATAA
- the murC gene encoding UDP-N-acetylmuramate--L-alanine ligase, translated as MELKQIHRIYFVGIGGIGMSAIARFFHEKGAVVSGYDRTSTQLTQQLEAEGIRIHYTEDLEQIDKAADLVVYTPAIPATQKELVYYRENGYEVVKRSDVLQEITRELFAITVAGTHGKTTVSTMIAHLLRHSGYGCNAFLGGISSNYGKNFWSSEKPVAVIEADEYDRSFLKLSPDIAVLTAMDPDHLDIYGTGEAVEEAFIQYTGNIKPNGTLLARHGLARGSELKGDNKLWYSLQNDAADIYATNIRMDNGGYEFDVVQQDWMIDNVQLHIGGMHNVENAVAAIGVAHLLGIGNEKIRAAVADFKGIRRRFEYLVKKNNMVYIDDYAHHPEELRALITSAKSLFRGKKCTVIFQPHLFTRTRDFADGFGETLSLADEVILLPIYPARELPIEGVTSDMIADRIKGPQVKIMPRDEVPAWLKTQEPELVITAGAGDIDLLREPVRELLEKAQAN; from the coding sequence ATGGAATTAAAACAGATACATAGGATCTACTTTGTCGGCATCGGCGGTATAGGCATGAGCGCCATCGCCCGCTTCTTTCATGAAAAAGGAGCGGTGGTGAGCGGGTACGACCGTACCTCCACCCAACTGACGCAACAGCTGGAAGCGGAAGGCATCCGCATTCACTATACGGAAGACCTGGAGCAGATCGACAAAGCGGCGGACCTCGTGGTGTACACTCCTGCCATTCCCGCCACACAGAAAGAGCTTGTGTATTACCGGGAAAACGGCTACGAGGTTGTGAAACGCAGCGATGTGCTCCAGGAAATCACCCGCGAACTGTTTGCCATCACGGTAGCAGGCACGCACGGCAAAACCACCGTATCTACGATGATCGCACACCTGCTGCGGCATAGCGGGTACGGCTGCAACGCTTTCCTGGGAGGCATCAGCTCCAATTACGGTAAAAACTTCTGGAGCAGCGAAAAACCGGTAGCGGTGATCGAAGCGGATGAATACGACCGCTCTTTTCTGAAACTGAGCCCTGACATTGCCGTGCTCACCGCCATGGATCCCGACCACCTCGATATCTATGGCACCGGAGAGGCAGTGGAAGAAGCTTTCATCCAGTACACCGGCAATATCAAACCCAACGGTACCCTGCTGGCCCGGCACGGCCTCGCACGCGGCTCGGAACTGAAGGGAGACAACAAGCTGTGGTACAGCTTGCAGAACGATGCGGCCGACATTTACGCCACCAACATCCGCATGGATAACGGCGGATACGAATTCGACGTGGTGCAGCAGGACTGGATGATCGACAATGTACAGCTGCATATCGGCGGTATGCACAATGTCGAAAATGCGGTGGCCGCCATTGGCGTGGCGCATCTGCTGGGCATCGGCAACGAAAAAATAAGAGCCGCGGTAGCCGATTTCAAAGGCATCCGCCGGCGTTTTGAATACCTGGTGAAAAAGAACAACATGGTGTATATAGACGACTACGCACACCATCCCGAAGAGCTGCGCGCGCTGATCACCAGCGCCAAATCGCTGTTCCGCGGGAAGAAGTGCACCGTCATCTTCCAGCCGCACCTTTTCACCCGTACCCGCGACTTTGCAGACGGCTTCGGCGAAACGCTGTCCCTGGCAGACGAAGTCATCCTGCTCCCCATCTACCCGGCGAGAGAATTGCCGATAGAAGGGGTCACCAGCGACATGATCGCCGATCGTATCAAAGGCCCGCAGGTAAAGATCATGCCACGCGACGAAGTGCCCGCCTGGCTGAAAACACAGGAGCCGGAACTGGTAATAACCGCCGGCGCCGGAGATATCGATTTGCTGAGAGAACCCGTGCGGGAGTTATTGGAAAAAGCACAGGCAAACTAA
- the ftsZ gene encoding cell division protein FtsZ: MIHFDLPKEKSSIIKVIGIGGGGSNAVNHMFSQNIDGVNFIICNTDAQAIANSPVPNKVQLGPHLTQGLGAGANPRIGEQATEESFEEIKKILEVNTKMAFITAGMGGGTGTGGAPIIAKICKELGILTVGIVTTPFSYEGKKRMLQAEEGINRLKEYVDTLLIISNDKLRQKFGDLKFKAAFEKADNVLATAAKCITDVINSTGQINVDFADVCTVMRNGGVAILGAAVAEGEYRAQKAIEEALTSPLLNDNDIKGAKWILINISSAEGEFEHTLDEMDTIQAYVQSMAGEDCDVILGVGYDQSLQRNLGVTIIATGFEQNPIQQQKPAVNAQPVVKEEPKIVMTLGNEGDEKKMNNQGMLFSDEAEEVKDVMAPRLVEPQVTHPVSAAAYIQPTPPPPARETYTLNIEPVEPAPAPQPQQQAPQQPVQQVQQAQQQTATNASNTVSGGYLSRPSNIYVEPAGTNNADDKPEMKMVFREEPAPAVPEQQPQPQPQQALPQQLPDEQAEEQKRKQLERVAKLRSISFNVKNMENNQEIENVPAYLRRNVDLDNGAGSAEQFYSGYTVGNNQDNQTEINTINTFLDGKKPD; this comes from the coding sequence ATGATACATTTTGATCTTCCAAAGGAAAAATCCTCCATCATCAAAGTGATAGGCATTGGTGGCGGTGGAAGCAATGCGGTGAACCACATGTTCAGTCAGAACATAGACGGGGTGAACTTCATTATATGCAATACCGACGCACAGGCGATTGCAAACAGTCCCGTGCCCAACAAGGTGCAGCTGGGGCCCCATCTCACACAGGGTTTGGGAGCAGGCGCCAATCCCCGGATTGGTGAACAGGCTACGGAAGAATCCTTTGAAGAAATCAAAAAAATACTGGAGGTGAATACCAAAATGGCGTTCATCACCGCAGGCATGGGCGGCGGCACCGGCACCGGCGGCGCTCCCATCATCGCCAAAATTTGTAAAGAGCTGGGCATCCTCACCGTCGGCATCGTAACCACTCCTTTTTCCTACGAAGGGAAAAAGAGAATGCTGCAGGCCGAAGAGGGCATCAACCGCCTGAAAGAATATGTGGATACGCTGCTGATCATTTCCAACGATAAGCTGCGCCAGAAATTCGGAGACCTGAAATTCAAGGCCGCTTTCGAAAAAGCAGATAACGTACTGGCCACGGCGGCCAAGTGTATCACCGATGTGATCAACTCCACCGGCCAGATCAACGTTGACTTTGCGGACGTTTGTACCGTTATGCGCAACGGCGGTGTGGCTATCCTCGGCGCGGCCGTGGCGGAAGGAGAATACCGTGCGCAGAAAGCCATCGAGGAAGCGCTTACCTCCCCGCTGCTGAACGACAACGATATCAAAGGCGCCAAATGGATACTCATCAACATTTCATCCGCCGAAGGCGAGTTTGAGCACACGCTCGATGAAATGGATACCATACAGGCCTATGTACAGAGCATGGCCGGCGAAGATTGCGATGTGATCCTCGGTGTGGGCTACGATCAGTCGCTGCAACGCAACCTGGGTGTAACCATCATCGCCACCGGTTTTGAGCAGAACCCCATCCAGCAGCAGAAACCCGCGGTAAACGCGCAACCTGTTGTGAAAGAGGAGCCCAAAATCGTGATGACGCTGGGTAACGAAGGCGACGAGAAAAAAATGAACAACCAGGGCATGCTGTTCAGTGATGAGGCGGAAGAAGTGAAAGACGTGATGGCGCCCCGGCTGGTAGAACCGCAGGTAACGCATCCCGTTTCCGCCGCGGCCTATATACAGCCCACCCCACCCCCTCCTGCCCGCGAAACCTACACGCTTAACATCGAGCCGGTAGAGCCCGCTCCCGCTCCGCAGCCCCAACAACAGGCTCCGCAGCAGCCGGTACAACAGGTACAGCAGGCGCAACAGCAAACCGCTACCAACGCCAGCAACACCGTTTCCGGAGGTTACCTGAGCCGCCCGTCCAATATTTACGTGGAACCGGCCGGTACCAATAACGCCGACGATAAACCTGAAATGAAAATGGTCTTCAGGGAAGAGCCTGCACCGGCCGTACCGGAGCAACAGCCGCAGCCTCAACCGCAACAGGCCCTGCCCCAGCAGCTGCCCGACGAACAGGCGGAAGAACAGAAACGCAAACAGCTGGAGCGTGTAGCAAAACTCCGCAGCATCAGCTTTAACGTGAAAAACATGGAGAACAACCAGGAAATCGAAAACGTTCCTGCCTACCTCCGCCGCAATGTAGACCTGGACAATGGCGCCGGCTCCGCCGAGCAGTTCTATTCCGGCTACACCGTGGGAAACAACCAGGATAACCAGACAGAAATCAATACGATCAATACCTTCTTAGACGGGAAAAAGCCGGATTGA